One Mesorhizobium sp. L-2-11 genomic region harbors:
- the efp gene encoding elongation factor P, with product MKVIASSLRKGNVVEKDGKLYVILFAENIHPGKGTPVTQLDMRRISDGVKVSERYRTTEQVERAYVEEREHTFLYHDAEGYHFMNPESYDQVAVPESVVGEMAPFLKEGMAVQISQHNGIAISLVLPQRATFEVVETEPVTKGQTASSSYKPATLSNGVRTLVPPHITAGTRVVVMTADGAYVERAKD from the coding sequence GTGAAGGTCATCGCCAGTTCCCTACGCAAAGGCAATGTCGTCGAAAAGGACGGCAAGCTCTATGTGATCCTCTTTGCCGAAAACATCCATCCGGGCAAGGGCACGCCGGTGACCCAGCTCGACATGCGCCGCATCTCCGACGGGGTGAAGGTCTCGGAACGCTACCGCACCACCGAGCAGGTCGAGCGCGCCTATGTCGAGGAGCGCGAGCATACCTTCCTCTACCACGACGCCGAAGGCTATCATTTCATGAACCCGGAAAGCTACGACCAGGTCGCGGTGCCGGAAAGCGTGGTCGGCGAGATGGCGCCCTTTCTCAAGGAAGGCATGGCGGTGCAGATCTCGCAGCACAATGGCATCGCCATCTCGCTGGTGCTGCCGCAGCGCGCTACCTTCGAGGTGGTCGAGACCGAACCGGTGACCAAAGGCCAGACGGCGTCCTCGTCCTACAAGCCGGCGACGCTGTCCAACGGCGTGCGCACGCTGGTGCCGCCGCACATCACTGCCGGCACCCGCGTGGTGGTGATGACGGCCGATGGCGCCTACGTCGAGCGCGCCAAGGATTGA